A region from the Phycisphaerales bacterium genome encodes:
- a CDS encoding translation initiation factor IF-3, with product MQRTRVNFMIRITPIRVIGPENEQIGVIETNDAIKMAQEQGLDLVEISPDARPPVCKIMDYGKFKYEQGQKDRKNRAASKATELKEIRLGRSVKIDPHDIMVRVQQARRFLVAGHKVLFTQRLKGREVAHKSLGMDNLKRVLEALQDIAKVEQPPRDVGRAWTMMLAPDKPKVEAYKRSLDKERAEKLARGEKVEEEKTIEQLDAELQAQNAADHDED from the coding sequence CACCCGCGTGAACTTCATGATCCGTATCACGCCGATCCGCGTGATCGGGCCGGAGAACGAGCAGATCGGCGTCATCGAGACGAACGACGCGATCAAAATGGCGCAGGAGCAGGGACTCGACCTCGTCGAGATCTCCCCCGACGCGCGCCCGCCCGTCTGCAAGATCATGGACTATGGCAAGTTCAAGTACGAACAAGGCCAGAAGGACCGCAAGAATCGCGCGGCAAGCAAGGCGACCGAACTCAAGGAAATCCGCCTCGGCCGGAGCGTCAAGATCGACCCCCACGACATCATGGTCCGAGTGCAGCAGGCACGCCGGTTCCTCGTCGCGGGGCACAAGGTCCTCTTCACCCAGCGACTGAAAGGGCGCGAGGTCGCGCACAAGTCCCTGGGCATGGACAACCTCAAGCGAGTCCTCGAGGCGCTCCAGGACATCGCCAAGGTCGAGCAGCCGCCGCGTGACGTCGGACGCGCCTGGACGATGATGCTCGCCCCCGACAAGCCCAAGGTCGAGGCCTACAAGCGCTCCCTCGACAAGGAACGCGCCGAGAAACTCGCCCGCGGCGAGAAGGTCGAGGAGGAGAAGACGATCGAGCAACTCGACGCCGAACTCCAGGCTCAGAACGCCGCCGACCACGACGAGGATTGA